One Pirellulales bacterium genomic region harbors:
- a CDS encoding AAA family ATPase, with translation MAQLSESPSTSNLDDNDVQAIDRLRDVYRRLRDELGRVIIGQHDTIERLSICLFARGHCLLMGVPGLAKTLLVSKVAETMSLRYSRIQFTPDLMPMDITGTDILQDGTDGRREFHFVSGPVFANIVLADEINRAPPKTQAAMLEAMQEHKVTVVGKTFQLDSPFFVLATQNPVEQEGTYPLPEAQLDRFMFLVELDYPSEAEEVLIARTTTGDALPTLDHILTATEIIEHQQLVRRVPVPDHIYQYAARLVRKTRPRGTAAPDWIKPFVAWGAGPRAVQYLILGAKARAALHGSYMVRLEDIHEVALPVLTHRVITTFAAQAEGLDAKHIVRRLIEETTADE, from the coding sequence ATGGCACAGCTTTCCGAATCCCCCTCCACGTCGAACCTCGACGACAATGACGTCCAAGCCATTGACCGGCTGCGCGATGTCTATCGCCGGCTGCGCGACGAATTAGGCCGAGTCATTATTGGCCAGCACGATACGATCGAGCGGTTGTCGATCTGCCTGTTCGCGCGCGGGCACTGTCTGCTGATGGGGGTGCCGGGCCTCGCTAAGACGCTGCTCGTGAGCAAGGTCGCGGAGACAATGTCGCTGCGCTACAGCCGCATCCAGTTCACGCCTGACCTGATGCCGATGGACATCACCGGTACTGACATTCTGCAGGATGGCACAGACGGCCGGCGTGAATTTCATTTTGTGTCGGGCCCGGTGTTTGCCAACATTGTGCTGGCCGACGAGATCAATCGTGCTCCGCCCAAGACGCAAGCCGCGATGCTCGAAGCGATGCAAGAGCATAAGGTAACGGTCGTCGGCAAGACGTTTCAATTGGATTCGCCATTCTTCGTGCTCGCCACGCAAAACCCGGTCGAGCAGGAAGGAACGTACCCACTTCCCGAGGCACAGCTCGATCGGTTCATGTTTCTGGTCGAACTCGACTATCCTTCGGAAGCCGAAGAGGTATTGATTGCACGAACCACGACGGGCGATGCCCTGCCGACCCTCGATCACATCCTGACGGCGACCGAAATCATCGAGCATCAGCAGCTAGTTCGTCGCGTGCCGGTACCGGATCATATTTATCAATACGCGGCGCGCCTGGTGCGCAAAACGCGGCCGCGCGGCACCGCGGCGCCGGATTGGATCAAGCCCTTCGTCGCCTGGGGCGCAGGGCCTCGGGCTGTGCAGTATTTGATCTTGGGGGCGAAAGCCCGCGCTGCTTTACACGGCAGTTACATGGTGCGGCTGGAAGATATCCACGAAGTCGCCTTGCCGGTACTGACGCATCGCGTGATCACGACGTTCGCGGCTCAGGCCGAAGGTCTCGACGCGAAGCATATCGTGCGGCGCTTGATCGAAGAAACGACGGCCGACGAGTAG
- a CDS encoding DUF58 domain-containing protein → MLSDRQARSFLDAQVLSRLAGMPLFARRPMQGNVSGRHASPHRGASVEFAEYRKYVPGDDLRRLDWRAYGRSDRFYVKEFEADTNLRCCFVIDTSGSMGFGSTGVTKIEYARRLAGTIGYLACQQGDAVGLACVAQNIVRNLPPKRNAAHLRLVLDMLEGMRPRGDTQLAATLHELAETIRQRALVVIISDLFVEPAILNSCFQHLRFRHHDVAVFHLLDPLELDFNFRRPMRFLDMEGGPAIFAEPTDIVDRYQKALHQYLADLKQVVLESAVDYQRVSLADDYEQVLVRFLVSRAAARGRR, encoded by the coding sequence ATGCTTTCGGACCGTCAAGCGCGCAGTTTTCTCGACGCGCAAGTTCTCTCGCGTCTGGCGGGCATGCCATTGTTTGCGCGTCGCCCCATGCAGGGGAACGTCTCGGGTCGACACGCCAGTCCGCACCGCGGCGCAAGCGTCGAGTTCGCCGAATACCGCAAATACGTCCCCGGTGACGATCTGCGCCGGCTCGATTGGCGCGCTTATGGCCGCTCGGACCGGTTTTATGTCAAGGAGTTCGAGGCCGATACGAATTTGCGCTGTTGCTTCGTCATCGACACGTCAGGCTCGATGGGCTTCGGCTCGACCGGTGTCACGAAGATCGAATACGCGCGACGCCTGGCCGGCACGATTGGTTACCTGGCGTGCCAACAAGGAGATGCGGTCGGGCTGGCCTGTGTAGCGCAGAATATCGTTCGCAACCTGCCCCCCAAACGCAATGCCGCCCACCTGCGACTGGTGCTCGACATGCTCGAAGGGATGCGGCCACGTGGCGATACGCAATTGGCCGCCACGCTGCACGAACTGGCCGAGACAATCCGCCAGCGGGCTTTGGTAGTGATTATTTCGGACCTATTCGTAGAACCGGCGATTCTCAATAGTTGCTTCCAGCATCTGCGCTTTCGCCATCACGATGTGGCGGTGTTCCACTTGCTCGATCCGCTGGAACTCGACTTCAACTTTCGGCGGCCCATGCGCTTTCTCGACATGGAAGGGGGCCCGGCGATTTTTGCTGAGCCGACCGACATCGTCGACCGTTATCAAAAAGCGCTGCATCAGTATCTGGCGGACCTGAAGCAGGTCGTGCTCGAATCGGCCGTGGACTATCAACGCGTCTCACTGGCCGACGATTACGAACAAGTTCTCGTCCGTTTCCTGGTAAGCCGTGCCGCGGCCAGGGGGCGGCGTTGA
- a CDS encoding BatA domain-containing protein encodes MSFLQPWLLAALPLISLPIIIHMVNQRRFQTIQWAAMMFLLAARRMARGYSRLRQWLIMLARMGAVAGLILAVSRPLASGMLGLAAGGRADTTIILLDRSPSMQQRGVAGQSKLETGRGQLARALQTLRSDRWVLIDSATDQPRELATPSALESAPESSPTSAPADLPGMLQAAYRYIQENHTGQTEIWICSDLRDNDWAPESNRWSTLRKAFTEMPQGVRFHLLAYPQTAKANVAVRVTDVRRQENDDGAELLVSLKIQREEGATDKVTLPVQFEIEGARSVVPVELSSPVTELKDHQIPLERSRQRGRGKVSIPTDSNPADDDFYFVFDKPPPRRAVILCEDARVERPLALATAIAPEPGLECSGQTIDFGQLSTVDWDQTALLIWQAPLPTGPTATMLQNFVERGGQIVFFPPANPGSEEFFGMRWQSWVVDNDHVPIETWRSDEDVLARTLSGAALPVGQLEVSRYCGLTGEATTLATLRGGARLLARAPTKRGGVYFWATTPSPVDSSLATSGVVLYAFVQRTLAAGADVLAQVRQLNAGQPDGEDPTSWTRVVDTDQGLSTEAAYQRGVYRDHDRLLAVNRPSAEDDAKIMSDERVAELFHGLNYARVDDEAGNVGSLVQEIWRAFLGTMLVALVLEAALCLPKATSSAGAGR; translated from the coding sequence TTGAGCTTTCTGCAACCGTGGCTCTTGGCGGCGCTGCCGCTGATTTCCCTGCCAATCATCATTCACATGGTGAATCAGCGCCGCTTTCAGACGATTCAGTGGGCGGCCATGATGTTCCTGCTGGCCGCTCGCCGCATGGCTCGCGGCTATTCGCGCTTGCGTCAATGGCTGATCATGTTGGCGCGGATGGGAGCGGTCGCGGGATTGATCTTGGCCGTCAGCCGTCCGCTGGCCAGCGGCATGTTGGGACTGGCTGCCGGCGGTCGCGCCGATACGACGATCATCCTATTGGATCGTTCTCCCAGCATGCAGCAGCGTGGTGTGGCGGGACAGTCGAAGCTCGAGACGGGGCGCGGCCAACTCGCCCGTGCGTTGCAAACGCTGCGCTCGGACCGCTGGGTGTTGATCGATAGCGCCACGGATCAGCCGCGAGAATTGGCTACGCCGTCCGCATTGGAAAGCGCGCCCGAATCGAGTCCGACAAGTGCGCCGGCCGATCTGCCGGGCATGCTACAAGCCGCCTATCGCTACATCCAAGAGAATCACACGGGACAAACCGAAATCTGGATCTGTTCGGATTTGCGTGACAACGACTGGGCGCCGGAGAGCAATCGCTGGTCGACCTTACGCAAGGCGTTTACCGAAATGCCGCAAGGCGTGCGGTTTCATTTGCTCGCTTACCCGCAGACCGCTAAGGCGAACGTCGCGGTGCGCGTCACGGACGTGCGACGGCAAGAGAACGACGACGGGGCTGAACTGCTCGTCTCCTTGAAGATACAACGTGAAGAAGGGGCCACGGACAAGGTCACGCTGCCAGTCCAGTTCGAGATCGAAGGTGCTCGTTCCGTGGTGCCGGTCGAACTATCGAGTCCGGTGACGGAGCTGAAGGACCATCAGATTCCGCTCGAGCGCTCGCGTCAGCGTGGCCGGGGTAAGGTTTCGATCCCGACGGATTCGAATCCGGCCGACGATGATTTTTATTTCGTATTCGATAAGCCGCCTCCTCGCCGGGCTGTGATTCTTTGCGAAGATGCTCGCGTTGAACGACCTTTGGCGCTTGCCACCGCGATCGCTCCCGAGCCTGGCCTGGAATGCAGCGGTCAAACGATCGACTTCGGCCAACTTTCCACCGTCGATTGGGACCAAACGGCGCTGTTGATCTGGCAAGCGCCGCTGCCGACAGGCCCGACCGCAACGATGCTGCAAAACTTCGTCGAGCGAGGCGGGCAAATAGTTTTCTTCCCACCGGCGAATCCAGGCAGTGAGGAATTCTTCGGCATGCGTTGGCAATCGTGGGTCGTGGATAACGACCACGTGCCCATAGAAACCTGGCGCAGCGACGAGGATGTTCTGGCCCGCACTCTCAGCGGCGCCGCGTTGCCGGTCGGGCAATTAGAGGTGTCGCGCTATTGTGGTCTGACAGGCGAAGCGACCACCTTGGCCACATTGCGAGGCGGCGCCCGACTCTTGGCGCGGGCCCCTACGAAACGCGGTGGCGTTTACTTCTGGGCGACGACCCCTTCGCCGGTCGACTCGTCGTTGGCCACCAGCGGCGTTGTGCTCTATGCGTTCGTACAGCGCACCTTAGCGGCGGGAGCCGACGTTCTTGCCCAAGTGAGACAACTCAATGCCGGACAGCCCGACGGCGAAGACCCAACGTCGTGGACGCGCGTTGTGGACACAGATCAGGGGCTTTCGACCGAGGCCGCCTATCAGCGTGGCGTTTATCGCGATCACGATCGGCTGCTGGCCGTAAATCGTCCATCGGCTGAGGATGATGCAAAAATCATGAGCGATGAACGTGTGGCCGAACTGTTTCACGGTCTGAACTACGCGCGCGTCGATGACGAAGCAGGGAATGTCGGCTCGTTGGTGCAGGAAATCTGGCGCGCGTTCTTGGGCACGATGCTCGTAGCGCTGGTTCTCGAAGCGGCGCTCTGCTTGCCCAAGGCGACATCAAGTGCGGGAGCCGGCCGATGA
- a CDS encoding squalene--hopene cyclase, producing MTNYLLRFRVRFLHGMVMVVAVAAMIAAKSETAQAQPPTIKIGESVPRDVREIYDRGLQYLVTSQTESGDWQGGGQQGPGITGMALMVLLASGEDPNFGLYANSVRRALRSIISQQSASTGIMGNSMYHHGFATLALAEAYGTVDDRNLWTGTETNRRTIGQALELAVRGALTAQNKNQVGGWRYSPDSRDADTSVSGAVLVGLLAARNAGIEIPDEAIEKAIKYYTQMTSDAGQVAYAGGFGGFDESLARVSIATLVYSVARRKDLPQFKATLQFLTQRIESNSNQYPEYTRYYQAQALFQGDVDAWEKWNKLLVRQLKTAQAADGSVRGQFGPTIGTSLSMLALAVNYRFLPIYER from the coding sequence ATGACGAACTATCTCCTCCGATTCCGCGTTCGGTTCCTTCACGGCATGGTGATGGTTGTTGCCGTGGCGGCAATGATCGCGGCGAAATCGGAAACGGCACAGGCCCAGCCCCCGACGATCAAGATTGGCGAGTCGGTGCCGCGCGACGTGCGCGAAATCTACGACCGTGGCCTGCAATACCTCGTGACATCGCAAACCGAATCGGGCGACTGGCAAGGGGGCGGCCAACAGGGACCCGGCATCACTGGCATGGCGTTGATGGTCCTGCTGGCGTCGGGCGAAGATCCCAATTTCGGCTTGTACGCCAACAGCGTGCGCCGGGCGTTGCGCAGCATCATCAGCCAGCAAAGCGCCTCGACCGGCATCATGGGCAATAGCATGTACCATCATGGCTTTGCCACGTTGGCACTGGCCGAAGCGTATGGCACAGTCGATGATCGCAACCTGTGGACAGGCACAGAAACGAATCGCCGCACGATCGGGCAGGCCTTGGAGTTGGCCGTACGCGGCGCGCTGACGGCGCAAAACAAGAATCAAGTCGGCGGATGGCGGTATTCGCCGGACAGCCGCGACGCGGATACCTCGGTCAGCGGCGCGGTGCTGGTCGGCCTACTGGCCGCACGCAACGCCGGCATCGAGATTCCTGACGAAGCGATCGAAAAGGCCATCAAGTACTACACTCAAATGACCTCTGACGCGGGGCAGGTCGCCTATGCCGGCGGCTTCGGCGGATTCGACGAGTCGCTGGCCCGGGTGTCGATCGCTACGCTGGTTTATTCCGTCGCCCGGCGCAAGGACCTGCCACAGTTCAAGGCCACGCTGCAATTCCTTACGCAACGCATCGAAAGCAATTCGAATCAATACCCGGAATATACACGCTATTACCAGGCTCAGGCTTTATTCCAGGGCGATGTCGATGCCTGGGAAAAGTGGAACAAGTTGCTGGTTCGCCAGTTGAAAACCGCGCAGGCCGCCGACGGCAGCGTGCGCGGACAGTTCGGACCTACGATCGGCACTTCGCTATCGATGCTCGCGCTGGCCGTGAATTACCGTTTCTTACCGATTTACGAGCGCTAG
- a CDS encoding TlpA disulfide reductase family protein, translating into MGLAPATTVAAEVPGPARQPVIHLHDRDSLTGQLADSQATDRLLWKSPVFARPLEIPLAAIRTVHFPVNEQLPQPAGEYGIELAGGDALFGELVELTADGLTVNATGLGQLHIERSILRRLYRLRAIELIFAGPNGVDGWKTSGSNGAWREDRGHLVSDEIGAVIRRDFGTPALARFEVELSWQKKPDFDLAFGVGDDPKSVLRAFRLDVWDNKIVAWRETEREADVTALTRIEPGAGRIHLQILVDQENGRMMVLSPFGEKLADLRVATGKPQIFGGLQLTNKSGDIRLERLRVGRWNGEAPHAITAEKARLHMTDGTIVYGQVASFDATQKQFVVQSEEGEKRIPEAQVQDIVVASAAEPGARSISALFIAGARASGQLLKIEQGKVWLQSPGIREPIAAPLDALYALTALEGQAADQVQEKEIPLPSREGRLEVDGTLLRGCLIEGADGDTSGLVWQPRHCNTGSPLAPEVKGRIVYRDRPSPAKAQARQAGAAPAGGGAVALAGGGGLAARAVAAPGQEKQLDTLPGSGGPRPKAGEAVLHLRCGDTIPGTVLSIDERGITYQSSVSDATFVAHDQVQALELMPEAKSTSIVKQKKERLLTVPRMQRDSPPTHLIRSDDGDYLRCRLVSMNSEQLEVEVRLETKTLPRKGIARIIWLHPDGAEEIVERQIPAGMRVQALQGDGNRLTFYATRFAGSVLSGTSELLGNCHVDVGTIDELLIGTTIEEAAAALVFHQWKLTPALEPLANPDGEGEGGEATGLDSPLVGKAAPDFQLDMLDGPRFVLAEQRNSVMVLDFWASWCGPCRQAMPQVDKVTREFADQGVKLVAVNLSETPEQIRTALEQLQISVPVALDRQGRVAEQYGATAIPQTVIVARDGTVARLFVGGGNHFEEQLRAALRNVLNPEPPASESP; encoded by the coding sequence ATGGGCCTCGCACCCGCGACAACCGTCGCAGCGGAAGTGCCCGGTCCGGCGCGGCAGCCGGTGATTCATCTCCACGATCGGGATTCGTTGACCGGGCAATTGGCGGATTCCCAGGCCACGGATCGGCTACTCTGGAAATCGCCCGTTTTTGCCAGGCCGCTTGAGATTCCTCTGGCCGCGATCCGCACGGTTCATTTTCCGGTCAACGAACAATTGCCGCAGCCGGCCGGCGAATACGGCATTGAACTCGCCGGTGGTGACGCGCTGTTCGGAGAGTTGGTTGAGCTCACCGCCGATGGTCTGACCGTCAACGCGACGGGGCTGGGGCAACTACACATCGAACGTTCGATCTTGCGACGCCTTTATCGATTGCGGGCTATCGAGCTGATCTTTGCGGGGCCCAACGGCGTGGATGGTTGGAAAACCTCAGGCAGCAACGGGGCCTGGCGCGAGGATCGAGGGCATCTCGTTTCGGACGAGATCGGCGCCGTGATTCGTCGTGATTTCGGCACACCGGCGCTCGCCCGCTTCGAGGTGGAATTGTCGTGGCAAAAGAAGCCGGATTTCGACCTGGCCTTCGGCGTCGGCGACGATCCCAAGTCCGTCTTGCGGGCCTTTCGCCTCGATGTGTGGGACAACAAAATCGTGGCCTGGCGCGAGACGGAACGCGAGGCCGACGTGACCGCGCTAACGCGAATTGAGCCGGGGGCGGGTCGCATTCACCTGCAAATCCTGGTCGACCAGGAGAACGGGCGGATGATGGTCCTTTCGCCGTTTGGCGAAAAGCTCGCGGACCTGCGCGTAGCAACCGGAAAGCCCCAGATCTTCGGCGGTCTGCAGCTCACCAATAAGAGCGGCGACATTCGGCTCGAGCGGCTTCGCGTGGGACGCTGGAACGGCGAGGCGCCGCATGCGATCACCGCCGAGAAAGCGCGGCTGCACATGACCGATGGCACGATTGTCTACGGCCAGGTCGCATCGTTCGACGCTACTCAAAAGCAGTTCGTCGTGCAGTCCGAAGAGGGAGAGAAGCGAATTCCCGAAGCCCAGGTCCAGGATATTGTCGTGGCCAGCGCGGCAGAGCCTGGAGCGCGTTCGATCAGCGCCCTGTTCATCGCCGGCGCACGTGCCAGCGGACAACTGCTGAAAATCGAGCAGGGCAAAGTTTGGCTGCAAAGCCCAGGCATTCGCGAGCCGATTGCCGCACCACTCGACGCGCTTTACGCGCTCACAGCGCTTGAGGGTCAGGCGGCCGACCAGGTACAGGAAAAGGAGATTCCGCTGCCCAGTCGCGAAGGGCGGTTGGAGGTCGACGGAACTCTCTTGCGCGGCTGCCTGATCGAGGGGGCCGACGGCGACACGAGCGGCCTTGTTTGGCAACCACGGCATTGCAACACAGGCAGCCCCCTGGCACCCGAAGTGAAGGGTCGAATCGTGTATCGTGATCGACCATCGCCCGCTAAGGCGCAGGCACGTCAAGCTGGCGCAGCACCGGCTGGTGGTGGCGCAGTAGCACTCGCTGGTGGCGGTGGACTGGCAGCTCGCGCCGTCGCCGCCCCCGGCCAGGAGAAGCAACTCGATACGCTGCCAGGCTCGGGCGGACCGCGACCCAAAGCCGGCGAAGCGGTATTGCATCTACGTTGCGGTGACACGATTCCCGGCACGGTGCTGTCGATTGATGAGCGAGGGATTACGTATCAATCCTCGGTTAGTGATGCCACGTTCGTTGCGCATGACCAGGTGCAAGCTCTCGAGCTGATGCCCGAGGCCAAATCGACATCGATCGTAAAGCAAAAAAAAGAACGACTGTTGACCGTGCCGCGAATGCAGCGTGACAGTCCTCCCACGCACTTGATTCGTTCCGACGACGGCGATTACTTGCGCTGCCGATTGGTTTCGATGAATAGCGAACAACTTGAGGTCGAGGTCCGCCTCGAAACTAAAACCCTGCCGCGCAAGGGCATTGCGCGCATCATCTGGCTGCATCCCGACGGTGCCGAAGAAATCGTCGAGCGACAGATTCCGGCCGGCATGCGCGTCCAAGCGCTGCAGGGGGACGGCAATCGACTGACCTTTTACGCCACGCGTTTTGCGGGGTCGGTCCTCTCAGGTACCAGCGAGCTGTTGGGTAACTGCCACGTCGACGTCGGCACGATCGACGAATTGTTGATTGGCACCACGATCGAAGAGGCGGCGGCCGCGCTCGTGTTTCATCAGTGGAAGCTCACACCCGCGTTGGAGCCACTCGCCAATCCCGACGGCGAAGGCGAGGGGGGCGAGGCGACGGGTTTGGATTCGCCGCTCGTGGGAAAGGCCGCTCCGGATTTTCAGCTCGACATGCTTGATGGGCCACGCTTCGTTCTGGCCGAACAGCGCAACAGCGTTATGGTCCTCGATTTCTGGGCTTCGTGGTGTGGACCCTGCCGGCAGGCGATGCCGCAGGTCGACAAGGTAACGCGCGAATTCGCCGATCAAGGGGTAAAGCTCGTGGCTGTGAATCTCTCAGAGACGCCCGAGCAGATTCGCACGGCACTCGAACAGTTGCAGATCTCAGTACCCGTTGCGCTGGATCGGCAGGGACGCGTGGCCGAACAGTACGGCGCCACCGCAATCCCGCAAACGGTGATCGTGGCGCGCGACGGCACCGTCGCCCGGCTGTTCGTCGGTGGTGGCAACCATTTCGAGGAGCAGTTGCGTGCGGCGCTGCGCAACGTGCTGAACCCGGAGCCACCGGCGAGCGAATCGCCCTGA